In the Alligator mississippiensis isolate rAllMis1 chromosome 7, rAllMis1, whole genome shotgun sequence genome, one interval contains:
- the POLM gene encoding DNA-directed DNA/RNA polymerase mu, which yields MALVPPKRRRKQVLTGNEGQAEVEGAPGGLVLCLVQRRMGASRCAFLTRLARARGFRVDGPRSAALTHVVAEQLTGDEAAVWLARERGGVGGPSPQPAMLDLSWLTESISAGQPVPVEPRHRLHVTVTVEPSLQVAPYACQRRTPLDHPNPALVMALETLAEAALFAGEEARGLAFTRAASVLRCLPRALQGTHELSGLPCIGGHSHRVLQEVLEDGVCAEVEAVKQSERYQTMKLFTQIFGVGVRTADCWYREGLRSLGDLQSHGTRLTRQQQAGVECFEDLAVPVGRAEAEGLACLVLDAAARLLPSASVTLAGGFRRGKPHGHDVDLLLSHPEEGREVGLLGPLVAWLEEQGLLLYQHSQHSSYTTTAEPSSSCGPLDRFERCFTILRLVLPATGTGVRAWRAVRLDLVVVPHSQLPFALLGWTGSRHFERELRRFARHEREMVLNSHGLYNMRQGTFLPASSEEEIFQHLGLDYIPPTLRNA from the exons atggctcTGGTGCCCCCCAAGCGGCGGCGGAAGCAGGTGCTCACAGGGAACGAGGGCCAGGCCGAGGTGGAGGGGGCCCCAGGGGGGCTGGTGCTGTGCCTGGTGCAGCGGCGCATGGGGGCCTCACGTTGCGCCTTCCTCACTCGCCTGGCCCGGGCTCGGGGGTTCCGTGTGGATGGGCCCCGCAG TGCAGCATTGACCCATGTGGTGGCTGAGCAGCTGACAGGGGATGAGgcagctgtgtggctggcccGGGAGCGTGGAGGTGTTGGGGGTCCCAGCCCCCAACCAGCCATGTTGGACCTGAGCTGGCTGACCGAAAGCATCAGCGCCGGGCAGCCTGTGCCTGTCGAGCCACGGCATCGCCTCCAC GTAACAGTGACTGTGGAGCCCAGCCTGCAGGTGGCGCCTTATGCCTGCCAGCGCCGCACCCCGCTGGaccaccccaaccctgccctcGTG ATGGCACTGGAGACTCTGGCAGAAGCTGCCCTGTTTGCGGGTGAAGAGGCACGAGGTCTGGCATTCACCCGTGCTGCCTCTGTACTGCGCTGCCTGCCTCGAGCCCTGCAGGGTACTCATGAGCTTAGCGGCCTGCCCTGCATCGGGGGGCACTCCCACCGTGTCCTTCAG gaggtgctggaggaTGGGGTCTGTGCGGAGGTGGAGGCAGTGAAACAGTCAGAGCGATACCAGACCATGAAG CTGTTCACCCAGATCTTTGGGGTCGGGGTCCGGACAGCTGACTGCTGGTACCGGGAGGGGCTGCGGTCACTGGGGGATCTGCAGTCGCACGGGACCCGGCtgaccaggcagcagcaggcag GAGTGGAATGCTTTGAGGACCTGGCTGTACCTGTGGGCCGGGCTGAGGCTGAGGGCCTGGCATGCCTGGTGCTGGATGCTGCTGCCCGCCTGCTGCCCAGCGCCTCTGTCACGCTGGCTGGGGGCTTCCGAAG AGGCAAGCCTCACGGCCATGACGTGGACCTGCTGCTGTCGCACCCTGAGGAGGGCCGTGAGGTGGGACTGCTGGGCCCTCTTGTTGCCTggttggaggagcag ggtctCCTGCTGTACCAGCACAGCCAGCACAGCAGCTACACCACCACAGCAGAGCCCtcttccagctgtgggcccctggACCGCTTTGAGCGCTGCTTCACCATCCTGCGCCTAGTGCTGCCCGCAACAGGCACGggggtgcgggcctggcgggctgTGCGCCTGGACCTGGTTGTCGTTCCCCACAGCCAGCTGCCCTTTGCCCTGCTCGGTTGGACTGGATCCCGT cactttGAGCGGGAGCTACGGCGCTTTGCCCGGCATGAGCGGGAGATGGTGCTCAACAGCCATGGGCTCTACAACATGCGGCAG GGCACCTTCCTACCAGCAAGCTCAGAGGAAGAGATCTTCCAGCACCTGGGCCTGGACtacattccccccaccctccgcaATGCCTGA
- the SH2D6 gene encoding SH2 domain-containing protein 6 — MYEVPPCEGLLRWVAPAQAQLPPEGTYLDHTWARRSSEPAPCLPPARLLSQLSLAPTAEEEEEEVEGWGAMPSSTRRSSLPTLGLAMLRGANPDPLKHKEGPLKDATYVQFQPPPAPCCLEGSGSPMEDPELCAQPWYAGSCDRQTAETALLYANKDGAYLVRRSGRGGPQPYTLAVLLGARVYNIPVRLIPGPRPFALGRTNACPELFPSVPSMVWHYMQHPLVLVDGTTCARQHTRLLYPVKP; from the exons ATGTATGAGGTGCCCCCCTGTGAAGGGCTGCTCCGCTGGGTGGCACCTGCCCAGGCTCAGCTGCCGCCCGAGGGAACCTACCTGG ACCATACCTGGGCACGGCGCAGTTCggagcctgccccctgcctgcccccagccagg ctcCTGTCgcagctgagcctggcacccaccgccgaggaagaggaggaggaagttgaggggtggggggccatgCCCTCCTCTACCcgccgcagctccctgcccaccctgggcctggccatgctcagaG GTGCCAACCCAGACCCCTTGAAGCACAAG GAGGGGCCTCTTAAGGATGCAACCTATGTGCAGTTCCAGCCTCCCCCAG ccccctgctgccttgagGGGAGTGGGTCCCCCATGGAG GACCCTGAGCTCTGTGCCCAGCCCTGGTATGCAGGAAGCTGTGACCGGCAAACAGCTGAGACTGCCCTGCTCTATGCCAATAAG gatGGTGCCTACCTTGTGCGGCGCTCTGGGCGTGGCGGTCCCCAGCCCTACACCTTGGCTGTGCTCCTGGGTGCCCGTGTCTACAACATCCCTGTGCGCTTGATTCCAGGGCCCCGGCCCTTTGCCTTGGGTCGCACCAACGCCTGCCCAGAG CTCTTTCCCAGTGTGCCCAGTATGGTCTGGCACTACATGCAGCACCCCCTCGTGCTGGTGGATGGTACCACTTGCGCCCGCCAGCACACCCGCCTGCTCTACCCTGTGAAGCCCTGA